The following are from one region of the Bradyrhizobium septentrionale genome:
- a CDS encoding adenylate/guanylate cyclase domain-containing protein: MSDVRATSRRPVRIGFRTSIIAVFIAAVLVVGLTLVYLSFRRVSSITQMAASTFIDKVGQLGADRIDAQFKNVRDNLDILAGLPAIQEADIADNSRLYALLASMLRNNPQIFNLYVGYEDGSFLEMDVIDRAKPQFRAALNVDADAVYRVVVIARTGAAVAAPVTLFLSENLIQVGEVAGPDSYDPRQRPWYVEAFKDRKTLLTGPYVFYATGEPGYTLRIPLKEGRRGVVAADLLLNRLEEMLSRQKLGKSGLAFLFNDADRIVGHPEMRDLMAERRDALPRIEALKLPGLSAAIQSWRSDGRAQQFFADADGRTLVAAFHRIETAGTANIRLAVVAPLDEFFAQIISERRALFAIALGFVAAMLPFAFWLGSLLARSLRELARQTDEIQRFQLADRPRMRSAIGELDELGRSVFTMRTVVRNFSSFIPQPIVRQLMASGASLKLGGVRREVTVLFTDVADFTAKTEKADPSQVMIFTSRYFAAMSEAIMKHHGTIDKFIGDAVMALWNAPDQDPDHAIHACEAVLDCLQRNAELNKAFRSEGWPAYTTRFGLHLGDAVVGNVGSADRMNYTALGATINLASRLEGLNKNYGTQVLVSAAVRARAEHKFAFRSVDQIRPKGFAEAITVYELRGARGESELTFCACWEAVYAAIRGAEPATALLHIADFLAEYPGDGVAQYHAERLREVFPQPLLDHPVH; the protein is encoded by the coding sequence ATGAGTGACGTGCGTGCGACCAGCCGGAGGCCGGTTCGGATCGGCTTCCGTACCTCGATCATCGCGGTGTTCATCGCCGCCGTGCTGGTGGTCGGTCTGACGCTGGTCTATCTCAGCTTCAGGCGGGTTTCGTCGATCACGCAGATGGCCGCGAGCACCTTCATCGACAAGGTGGGACAGCTCGGCGCCGACCGCATCGACGCGCAGTTCAAGAACGTGCGCGACAATCTCGACATCCTGGCCGGGCTGCCGGCGATCCAGGAGGCCGACATCGCCGACAACAGCCGGCTCTACGCCCTGCTGGCCTCGATGCTGCGCAACAATCCGCAGATCTTCAATCTCTATGTCGGCTACGAAGACGGCTCGTTCCTGGAGATGGACGTCATCGACCGCGCCAAGCCGCAATTCCGCGCGGCGCTCAATGTCGATGCCGACGCGGTCTACCGCGTCGTGGTGATTGCGCGCACCGGAGCGGCTGTGGCTGCGCCGGTGACACTGTTCCTGTCGGAGAACCTGATCCAGGTCGGCGAGGTGGCGGGGCCGGACAGCTATGATCCGCGGCAGCGGCCCTGGTATGTCGAGGCCTTCAAGGACCGCAAGACGCTGCTCACTGGCCCCTATGTGTTCTATGCGACCGGCGAGCCCGGTTATACGTTGCGCATCCCGCTCAAGGAGGGCCGCCGCGGGGTGGTGGCCGCCGACCTCCTGCTCAACCGGCTGGAGGAGATGCTGAGCCGGCAAAAGCTCGGCAAATCCGGGCTGGCCTTTCTGTTCAACGACGCCGACCGCATCGTCGGCCATCCCGAGATGCGCGATCTGATGGCCGAGCGCCGCGACGCGTTGCCGCGGATCGAGGCCCTGAAGCTTCCCGGCCTGTCCGCGGCGATCCAGTCCTGGCGCAGCGACGGACGCGCGCAGCAGTTCTTCGCCGATGCGGACGGGCGAACTTTGGTGGCGGCCTTTCACCGCATCGAGACCGCCGGGACGGCCAACATCCGCCTTGCGGTGGTCGCCCCGCTCGACGAATTCTTTGCCCAGATCATCTCGGAGCGGCGCGCGCTGTTTGCCATCGCGCTCGGCTTCGTGGCCGCGATGCTGCCGTTCGCATTCTGGCTCGGCTCGCTGCTCGCCCGCTCGCTGCGCGAGCTGGCGCGGCAGACCGACGAGATCCAGCGCTTTCAGCTCGCCGACCGGCCGCGGATGCGATCGGCGATCGGCGAGCTCGACGAGCTCGGCCGTTCGGTGTTCACGATGCGCACCGTCGTGCGAAACTTCTCCAGCTTCATTCCGCAGCCGATCGTGCGCCAGCTGATGGCGTCCGGCGCATCGCTGAAGCTCGGCGGCGTCAGGCGCGAGGTCACGGTGCTCTTCACCGACGTCGCCGACTTCACCGCGAAGACGGAGAAAGCCGATCCGTCGCAGGTCATGATCTTCACCTCGCGCTATTTCGCCGCGATGTCGGAGGCGATCATGAAACACCATGGCACCATCGACAAATTCATCGGCGACGCTGTGATGGCACTATGGAATGCGCCCGACCAGGATCCCGATCACGCCATTCACGCCTGCGAGGCCGTGCTGGACTGCCTTCAGCGCAACGCTGAGCTGAACAAGGCGTTCCGCAGCGAGGGTTGGCCGGCCTACACCACACGGTTCGGTCTGCATCTCGGCGACGCTGTGGTCGGCAATGTCGGCTCCGCCGACCGCATGAACTACACCGCGCTCGGCGCCACCATCAATCTCGCCTCGCGGCTCGAGGGCCTCAACAAGAATTACGGCACGCAGGTGCTGGTCAGCGCCGCGGTGCGGGCGCGCGCCGAACACAAATTCGCGTTCCGCAGCGTCGACCAGATCCGGCCGAAGGGCTTTGCCGAGGCAATCACGGTCTACGAGCTCCGCGGCGCGCGCGGCGAATCCGAGCTGACGTTCTGCGCGTGCTGGGAGGCCGTCTACGCTGCGATCCGCGGCGCCGAGCCCGCCACGGCGCTGCTGCACATTGCCGACTTCCTGGCCGAATATCCCGGGGATGGCGTCGCGCAATACCACGCCGAACGGCTGCGTGAGGTCTTCCCGCAACCGCTGCTCGATCATCCGGTGCACTGA
- a CDS encoding SphA family protein — MTMVKHHRCAILGIVGTLALATMPRTALADAGGLSFWLPGAFGSLAAAPAVPGWSYATIYLHLQSSGGRGANFVLPGGGRGAVAVGLTDHADALVQGITYTSALPVLGGQAALTILGAPGNVGVGVGATLTGPLGNTVSGVRTDNRTTFADVFYQGTLKWNQGVHNEMVYVTGNIPSGTYDANRLANLSLGFAAIDAGAGYTYFDPKAGNEFSVVAGLTYSAPNRDLQYQNGIDFHIDWAASKFLTKTFQIGVVGYYFQQLTDDSGPGAVLGGFRGMTVGIGPQVGFLFPNLSEGYQGYLNLKGYKDLATENRPSGWSTWVTFAISPAPPETAPAKPIVRKY, encoded by the coding sequence ATGACGATGGTCAAACATCACAGGTGCGCCATACTCGGCATTGTTGGCACACTGGCGCTGGCGACGATGCCGCGCACAGCGTTGGCCGATGCCGGTGGATTGAGCTTCTGGCTTCCCGGCGCGTTCGGAAGTCTTGCCGCCGCGCCAGCGGTGCCGGGATGGTCCTATGCCACGATCTACCTGCATCTGCAGTCGAGCGGCGGCCGAGGGGCCAACTTCGTGCTTCCCGGCGGCGGCCGTGGCGCGGTGGCCGTCGGCCTCACCGATCATGCCGACGCCCTGGTCCAGGGCATCACCTACACCTCGGCGTTGCCGGTGCTCGGTGGCCAGGCGGCGCTCACGATCCTCGGCGCGCCGGGCAACGTTGGCGTCGGCGTCGGCGCCACGCTGACGGGCCCGCTCGGCAACACCGTCTCGGGCGTCCGGACCGACAACCGCACCACCTTCGCCGACGTGTTCTATCAGGGGACGCTCAAATGGAACCAGGGCGTCCACAACGAGATGGTCTACGTCACCGGCAACATCCCGAGCGGCACCTACGATGCGAATCGCCTTGCCAACCTCAGTCTCGGCTTCGCCGCCATCGATGCCGGCGCCGGCTACACCTATTTCGACCCCAAGGCCGGCAACGAGTTCTCCGTCGTCGCCGGCCTGACCTACAGCGCCCCTAACCGGGATCTGCAGTACCAGAACGGCATCGACTTCCATATCGATTGGGCGGCCTCGAAATTCCTCACCAAGACGTTCCAGATCGGCGTTGTCGGCTACTACTTCCAGCAACTGACCGACGACAGTGGTCCAGGCGCGGTCCTCGGAGGCTTCAGAGGCATGACGGTCGGCATCGGCCCGCAAGTTGGATTCCTGTTTCCGAACCTGTCCGAAGGCTACCAAGGCTACTTGAACCTCAAGGGCTACAAGGATCTCGCGACGGAGAACCGGCCGAGCGGCTGGAGCACATGGGTCACCTTCGCGATCTCGCCAGCGCCGCCCGAGACGGCGCCGGCGAAGCCGATCGTTCGGAAGTATTAG
- a CDS encoding DUF1254 domain-containing protein, translating to MKVKFLLTMVAGSCLAVSSAFAQAPVPVTVDNFARAESDLYMNNLVKDAGLGKLSHRREPASIDKQSVIRLNRDTLYTSGVFDLDAGPVTVTMPDPGKRFMSLQVINEDHYVPAVYYGAGKRKLTRENVGTRYVVAGIRTLVDPNDPKDLAQVHALQDAIKVDQKGTGKLDLPNWDQASQKNIRDALLALNDYTGGFAHAFGPKGQVDPVRHLIATAAGWGGNPDKDASYLSITPTRNDGTTVYKLAVRDVPVDAFWSISVYNAKGYFEKNPYDAYTLNNITAKKSADGSIAIQFGGCDGKLPNCLPIMKGWNYTVRLYRPRPEILNGKWKFPEAQAVN from the coding sequence ATGAAGGTCAAGTTCTTGCTTACGATGGTTGCCGGTTCCTGCCTTGCGGTTTCGTCTGCATTCGCACAAGCGCCGGTCCCGGTGACAGTTGATAATTTCGCCCGCGCCGAGTCCGATCTCTACATGAACAACCTCGTCAAGGACGCCGGCCTCGGCAAGCTCAGTCATCGCCGCGAACCGGCCAGCATCGACAAGCAGTCCGTCATCCGGCTCAATCGCGACACGCTCTATACATCCGGCGTGTTCGACCTCGACGCAGGTCCGGTGACGGTCACGATGCCGGATCCCGGCAAACGCTTCATGTCGCTGCAGGTGATCAACGAAGATCACTACGTGCCCGCGGTGTATTACGGCGCCGGAAAACGCAAATTGACGCGAGAGAATGTCGGCACGCGCTACGTGGTGGCTGGGATTCGTACGCTGGTCGATCCGAACGATCCGAAGGACCTCGCGCAAGTGCATGCCTTGCAGGATGCCATCAAGGTTGACCAGAAAGGTACGGGCAAACTCGATCTTCCGAACTGGGACCAGGCCAGCCAGAAGAACATTCGCGACGCGCTTCTGGCGTTGAATGACTATACCGGCGGATTCGCCCATGCGTTCGGGCCCAAGGGGCAGGTCGACCCTGTCAGGCACTTGATCGCCACCGCTGCCGGCTGGGGCGGGAATCCCGACAAGGACGCGTCCTATCTCAGCATCACGCCCACCAGGAACGACGGCACCACGGTCTACAAGTTGGCCGTCAGGGACGTTCCCGTCGACGCGTTCTGGTCGATCAGCGTCTACAACGCGAAGGGATACTTCGAGAAGAATCCCTACGATGCGTATACGCTGAACAACATCACGGCGAAGAAATCCGCCGACGGTTCGATCGCGATCCAGTTCGGCGGCTGCGACGGCAAGCTGCCGAACTGCCTGCCGATCATGAAGGGATGGAACTACACGGTCCGGCTCTATCGGCCGCGCCCGGAGATCCTGAATGGGAAGTGGAAATTCCCGGAGGCGCAGGCGGTGAACTAA
- a CDS encoding DUF1254 domain-containing protein, giving the protein MRRLLTAGVALVLSIVAAQAQTPDDIAARNVHRRAVEAVIWAMPAVNYDLMLQEMLSKTAGKVGQAIYWGRPLDWHNQTLTPNPDALYFMVFFNTKDGPVVLDLPSGDANGSFNGNIVTVWQMPLEDAGLLGADKGKGGKYLILPPGYTGKAPDGYIALQSDTFGGYMLLRSNLRSHGADDVVRSIAYGKQLKIYPLAQADNPPPTVFTDVKDIGYDSTIRYDSSFFEHLDRIVQNEPWLQPDRAMIDPLKTVGIEKGKPFSPSDAIKALLTSAAREAGALLEAKYDAGLPPFFSETSRWTLPAPADLVKAAQEAYADPDVYPIDNRGMAYSYAYIGIKRLGAGQFYLISIRDKDGRPFEGGGTYRLTVPPNAPVEQYWSVTAYDRQTHALIKNMSRASRSSQIADMQKNADGSVDVYFAPAAPAGKEANWVPTDPARKFELMFRAYAPTKALFDHGWTLPDVERLAATVGGSTR; this is encoded by the coding sequence ATGAGACGTTTGCTCACGGCAGGAGTTGCGCTCGTGCTCTCGATCGTGGCCGCGCAAGCCCAAACGCCCGACGATATCGCTGCACGCAACGTTCATCGCCGCGCAGTTGAAGCTGTGATCTGGGCGATGCCTGCAGTGAACTACGATCTCATGCTTCAGGAGATGCTAAGCAAGACTGCCGGGAAGGTCGGACAAGCCATCTATTGGGGGCGTCCGCTGGATTGGCACAATCAAACACTCACGCCCAATCCCGATGCCCTCTATTTCATGGTGTTCTTCAACACCAAGGATGGTCCGGTCGTGCTCGACCTGCCATCGGGTGATGCCAATGGCTCGTTCAACGGCAATATCGTCACCGTCTGGCAAATGCCGCTGGAAGACGCCGGGCTGCTTGGCGCGGACAAGGGCAAAGGTGGAAAATATCTGATCCTGCCGCCGGGATACACGGGGAAGGCGCCCGACGGCTACATCGCGCTGCAATCCGACACGTTCGGTGGTTACATGTTGCTGCGCTCGAACCTTCGGAGCCATGGCGCCGACGACGTCGTCAGGTCGATCGCATACGGCAAGCAGCTGAAGATCTATCCGTTGGCGCAGGCGGACAACCCTCCGCCGACCGTGTTCACCGACGTCAAGGACATCGGCTACGACTCGACGATCCGCTATGATTCGAGCTTCTTCGAGCATCTCGATCGGATCGTGCAGAACGAGCCGTGGCTGCAACCTGACCGGGCGATGATCGATCCGCTCAAGACGGTCGGCATCGAAAAGGGCAAGCCGTTCAGTCCAAGCGACGCCATCAAGGCCTTGCTGACGTCGGCCGCGCGCGAGGCTGGTGCTCTGCTCGAGGCGAAATACGACGCCGGACTTCCGCCGTTCTTCTCCGAGACGAGCCGCTGGACACTCCCGGCTCCGGCCGACCTCGTCAAGGCGGCTCAGGAAGCTTACGCCGATCCAGACGTGTATCCGATCGATAACCGCGGTATGGCCTACAGCTATGCCTACATAGGGATCAAGCGCCTTGGGGCCGGCCAGTTCTACCTGATCTCGATTAGGGATAAGGATGGCCGACCGTTCGAAGGAGGCGGGACCTACCGCCTGACGGTGCCGCCCAATGCGCCGGTCGAGCAGTACTGGTCCGTCACGGCGTACGATAGGCAGACCCACGCGCTGATCAAGAATATGTCACGCGCCAGCCGCTCGTCCCAGATCGCCGACATGCAGAAGAACGCCGACGGTTCGGTCGATGTCTATTTCGCCCCGGCCGCGCCGGCGGGCAAGGAGGCCAACTGGGTGCCGACCGATCCGGCGCGCAAGTTCGAGCTGATGTTCCGTGCCTATGCGCCAACGAAGGCGCTGTTCGATCACGGCTGGACATTGCCCGACGTCGAGCGCCTCGCCGCCACGGTTGGCGGGTCAACGCGATGA
- a CDS encoding DUF1214 domain-containing protein, which translates to MKTALVVALAMSCLAGVAVAQAPNRAGTPSDQEISDSWIYLFTRILVLRQQQLDFQEGFKWNELRHRKPGAVDWPNPNLDVAYSEAWVAVDETSCTIVTVPKIVDRYYTVQFLNGWDETLANINERLFPNKPDGEFAYCLRGANVTLPADVRRVDLPVKYARVLLRVELGDNWDDAVRLQQAFAFRATGSPKLPDIPKTPIFDLERLPGVELFDYADIALDSEPDLNPGLEKQAADARAIGKAIKDQAERERVAKVVREQTYPEYAKFGNTIGHGVIYNGWARPAVVGNYNIDFIARTLVTFGGIWANVMPEVLYYRAGTDGTGATLSGDSSYTMTFPKGELPQSLAKYFWSVIAVDPVHYRVLPNPRGRYLLNRETKPEYASDGSLTLYFAAEKPANAPDGNWLPTPKGSGYRLTFRFYGPIGGVANGTYFPPPLVKTR; encoded by the coding sequence ATGAAGACAGCACTGGTTGTCGCGCTTGCAATGTCCTGCCTGGCCGGCGTCGCCGTCGCTCAGGCGCCGAACCGCGCCGGAACGCCATCGGATCAGGAGATCAGCGATTCCTGGATTTACCTGTTCACGCGCATCCTCGTGTTGCGGCAGCAACAGCTCGATTTTCAGGAAGGCTTCAAATGGAACGAACTGCGGCACCGCAAGCCCGGCGCGGTGGACTGGCCCAATCCGAATCTCGACGTCGCCTATTCGGAAGCCTGGGTCGCGGTGGACGAGACGAGTTGCACGATCGTCACCGTGCCGAAGATCGTCGATCGCTACTATACGGTGCAATTCCTGAACGGATGGGACGAGACGCTCGCCAACATCAATGAGCGGCTCTTCCCAAACAAGCCGGATGGCGAGTTCGCGTACTGTCTGCGGGGCGCCAATGTGACACTTCCTGCCGATGTCCGACGTGTTGATCTGCCGGTCAAATATGCGCGCGTGCTGCTGCGGGTCGAACTGGGAGACAATTGGGACGATGCGGTCCGCCTCCAGCAGGCCTTTGCGTTCCGGGCCACCGGTTCACCGAAACTGCCCGACATTCCGAAGACGCCGATCTTCGACCTCGAGCGGCTGCCCGGTGTCGAACTCTTCGACTATGCCGATATCGCGCTCGACAGCGAACCCGACCTCAATCCGGGGCTGGAGAAACAGGCCGCGGATGCGCGGGCGATCGGCAAGGCGATCAAGGACCAGGCCGAGCGCGAGAGAGTCGCGAAGGTCGTGCGCGAGCAGACCTATCCTGAATATGCAAAGTTCGGCAACACCATCGGGCACGGCGTGATCTACAACGGCTGGGCGCGCCCCGCGGTGGTCGGCAATTACAACATCGACTTCATCGCTCGTACGCTGGTCACCTTTGGCGGCATCTGGGCCAATGTGATGCCTGAAGTCCTCTATTACCGCGCCGGCACGGACGGCACCGGCGCAACGCTCTCCGGCGACAGCAGCTATACCATGACCTTTCCGAAGGGCGAGTTGCCGCAGTCCCTTGCGAAATACTTCTGGTCGGTGATCGCAGTCGATCCCGTGCATTACCGCGTGCTGCCGAATCCGAGAGGGCGCTACCTGCTGAACCGCGAGACCAAGCCGGAATACGCCAGCGACGGCTCGCTCACGCTGTATTTCGCCGCCGAGAAGCCTGCCAACGCACCCGATGGCAACTGGCTGCCGACGCCGAAGGGCTCGGGTTATCGCCTGACATTCCGCTTCTACGGGCCGATCGGCGGTGTGGCGAACGGCACTTACTTCCCGCCGCCTCTGGTGAAGACGCGATAG
- a CDS encoding HAD family hydrolase, translated as MDKCTRLKRRACLAALVAVVVLCSVVGARAQSDPLPSWNDGAAKKSITGFVARVTTQGGADFVPPAERIATVDNDGTLWTEQPIYFQLAFAFDRVKAMAPEHPDWKTRQPFKALLEKDTKALAATGEKGVMQILAVTHAGMTTNVFAQSVRDWLATARHPRFKRPYDSLVYQPMLELLAYLRANGFKTFIVSGGGIEFMRPWTERVYGIPPEQVVGSSGVVKFQIGADGKPVLMKEAKVEFIDDGPGKPVGINRFIGRRPIFAFGNSDGDLQMLQWTAAGQGARFAGIVHHTDAEREYAYDRQSKIGKLDKTLDAAAAGGWTVVDMKQDWKTMFPDSP; from the coding sequence ATGGACAAATGCACAAGACTGAAGCGACGAGCCTGCCTTGCGGCGCTCGTCGCGGTTGTCGTGTTGTGCAGCGTTGTCGGCGCGCGCGCCCAATCCGACCCGCTGCCGTCCTGGAACGACGGCGCGGCGAAGAAGTCGATCACCGGTTTCGTCGCGCGCGTGACGACGCAAGGCGGAGCGGATTTCGTGCCGCCGGCCGAGCGCATCGCCACCGTCGACAATGACGGCACGCTGTGGACCGAGCAGCCAATCTATTTCCAGCTCGCCTTCGCGTTCGACCGCGTCAAGGCAATGGCGCCGGAGCATCCGGACTGGAAGACGCGGCAACCCTTCAAGGCCCTTCTGGAGAAGGATACCAAGGCGCTTGCCGCCACTGGAGAGAAGGGGGTGATGCAGATCCTGGCGGTCACGCATGCCGGCATGACCACGAATGTGTTCGCGCAGTCTGTCCGCGACTGGCTCGCGACCGCAAGGCATCCGCGCTTCAAACGTCCCTATGACAGCCTGGTCTACCAGCCGATGCTGGAGCTGCTCGCCTACCTCAGGGCCAACGGCTTCAAGACCTTTATCGTCTCAGGCGGCGGCATCGAGTTCATGCGGCCGTGGACGGAGCGGGTCTACGGCATTCCGCCGGAGCAGGTGGTCGGCTCGTCGGGCGTGGTGAAATTCCAGATCGGTGCTGACGGCAAGCCCGTGCTGATGAAGGAAGCCAAGGTCGAGTTCATCGATGACGGCCCGGGCAAGCCGGTCGGTATCAACCGCTTCATCGGCCGCCGTCCGATCTTTGCGTTCGGCAATTCGGACGGCGACCTGCAAATGCTGCAATGGACCGCGGCGGGGCAGGGCGCGCGTTTCGCCGGCATCGTGCACCACACCGATGCCGAGCGCGAATACGCCTACGACCGGCAATCGAAGATCGGCAAGCTCGACAAGACGCTCGATGCGGCCGCGGCCGGTGGCTGGACCGTGGTCGACATGAAGCAGGACTGGAAGACCATGTTTCCGGACAGCCCTTGA